GCCGTTcgttgttttctctctccaatcGCCTGATGAAGAATCAGGCggttcatattttttttagtcaATTTCATTTCCAAAAAAAgcacaatttttttattttttatttccaaATCTAAACCCCCAATTTACTTTCTCCCTCCTACTTTCATtttccctctttctctctcctatgtgACCCAAAATGAAACCCTAGCTACGTTGTatcttgaaaagaaaaaaaatccctAATTTCTTGCTAAATTCGTTAAATCAAATTGGGGCTTCCGCCGGAAAAAAGCTTAGATTTAAACCCTAATTCAACAATAACGTTGATCGCTGGAGATTTTATCAAGTGTGAAATGAATTTTAAGGTACGATGTTGTTAATTTTTGTTGTAAAATCTTCGCATGCGGTTGTTTTTGTCTGATTTTTCGTATAATTAGGTTTTTTAAAGGGCTAGATCTCAACTTGGAAtttgtttgatatttttttttttgaaatgttgatagtttaatttaatttgatgATGATGGTAATGGTGTTGCATATTTTTGGTGAAAATTTGTGGTCTCAGATCTGATTAGTTTGTACGGACATGAATGGTGGACATGTAGGTTGGGGATTTTGGGTTATAAATAGTAGACTGATTGCATGTTAATGGAAGATAGAGCAGAAAAGGTTCATGGTACTGAAAATGCTGAGAAGTCTATGTCATTGGATGTGCAAAGGGTATATAATCAGAGGCCCTGGGTTTCCGCTGGTAAAAAGCGTGGTTCCGGAAATGGGGGTGGTAGTAGTGGTAGTGGTTTGAAACGTAAGCTTGATCCTGATGATCAAAATGAAACTAGGAAAAAGAGTAAAAAGGAGGTGTTGTTGAGTAGTTTGTCGCCTGGGAAGAAGAATAAGAAGAGTGCCGGGGAAGTTTGTAAGAGTCGCTTGAACTCTGCTTCTGTTGACTCGGGCAAGCCGGAGTCACGGGAGGGTTCGAGAGTGGATGGTGGCAGTGTTAGTTATGGTGGTATTTCTCTTAACTTGAATGGTAATGTTAATATACCCAAGCGCCCTCGAGATTTGGTTCGGAGAAAGAAGGTTGAGGTTGATCTTGTGTCGAAGCAGGGGGGGACATCAAGTAGTAAAGCGAGTTCTGCTGAAAGAGAAGGCAAGTTAAATGGCAATGCAGGTGGTACCTTATTACAAAATGGCATTGCTAATGGGAATTTTGCTCAGAATGGTGAATGTGAGGGTACTTCCAATGGTAGTGTCACAGAAAAggtgaaaagaaaaaataattctCATGATCATAAAGAAAACAGGTCTAGCAGTCCTGACTTGCTTTGTAATTTGAAAAGAGATGATTCTCATTCCTCTCTAGGTAATGGAAATTCAGTGACTAGGAAAGCTAGAAGGGAtcataagaaaaataaagattcCAGAACTAGAAGTCCTGGGTTGACAGTTGAAGCTAAGCCATCATTGGATGAGCCTAGTAGGATCTGTGACGATTCTCTGGATGATGAAGAGAATCTTGAGGCAAATGCAGCGAGGATGCTTTCATCTCGCTTTGATCCAAGCTGCACGGGGTTTTCTACTGGAGGCAAGAGCTCTAAATTGCCTTCTGCAAATGGTCTCTCAGCGTTGATCTCTTCCAGTGCAGATTTGGTTACTGCACATTCTAACTCTAGAGATGAGTCAGATATTGAATCTAGTGATGCTGAAGCCAGGGTTCTACGACCGAGGGAGCAGCAGAAAGGTAAGGGGCTCTCAAGAAAACGACGCCATTTTTATGAAGTCTTTTGTAGGGATTTTGATTCTTATTGGGTACTCAACCGAAGGATTAAGGTGTTCTGGCCATTGGACCAGAGATGGTATTTCGGTCATGTCTTTGATTATGATCTAGAGAAAAAACTTCATCATGTTAAATATGATGATCGTGATGAAGAATGGATTGACCTTCAACACGAGAGGTTCAAGCTCTTACTACTACCAAGTGAGGTGCCTGGAAAAGGTGGGCGAAAAAGATCAAGAGCACATTCAAGGAAGAGGAAGCCTGTTGTTGATACTGCTGATATAAAGGAGAAGGCTAATAGCAGCTGTATGGAGTCTGAGCCTATTATTTCATGGTTGGCTCGAGCTAGTAACCACAAATCACCACCCataaggaaaagaaagagaacCTTGCTCGGATCTGCAAATTCTCCATCACCTGCCACCTCTGAAGGGAAATTGGAGCCACGGGGAAGCCTGGAAGTGGGTTTTTCTGGGCGTGATGCTGATGACTTTGCTTGTAGTTCTGGGTTGCCAAACAAATTAGGTGATTCCTCAAGTGAGAGAAAGCCGATTGCAGAGAACATTCTTTCTAATAATGGTAGAGCTCCAATAGTTTATTTTAGGAGGCGGTTCCACAGAAGAGAACAGCCATCTATTTCTCTTGAAGGGGGCTTGTGCCAATCATCAGAGAAGCCTCAAGTATTTGGCAATGCATCTGATTTTGTTGCTGACATGTCACTGTCAGTTGGTGAATGTAGTCACCTTGCCTATAGATTGAGCAATGACGAGCTCATTTGGGACATTGGTTGTTCAGGGTTGCTGAAGCTGATTACTACAGTCACAAGTTTAAAGGTGTTAAACTTTGATATTAGCTTCCCTTTGCCAGTTTTGTTCAGCAACATTGTTGGATGGCAGAACTACACGTTCATGCTTCAACGTGGTACTTTGATCTCCACCTGGCCTCTGGTCAATTTGGAGATACTGTTCGTAGACAATGCTGCCGGTCTGCGGTTTCTCTTGTTTGAAGGTTGCATGAAGCAGGCAGTCTCATTTGTTTTCTTGGTCTTGGCTGTATTTTGTGCATCCGAGCAGAAAGAAAGGCATGATGATCAGCAGCTTCCAGTGACATCAGTCAGGTTCCGGTTTTCTGGCTTGCAGTATCTTGAAAAGCAGCTTGTATTTACACTCTATAACTTCAGTGAGATAACAAATTTCAAGTGGTTGTACCTTGACAGAAAGCTGAAGAAGCACTGTATGCTTTCCAAGCAACTGCCACCATCTGAATGCACTTATGATAACATTAAGTTACTCCGATATGGTTCAAATCAGTGGAAATTGACCAATGTTCCCCGGAAACCCTCTTCAGTGATGGTAAGGACTCTTTTGATCCTTCCTCCTGTTTTAATTTACTCTTTCGTACCATACCAATTTAtgtacattattttttttgctcTAGGCTGTGCAAACTTGCATGGCTTACATTAGTTTATGTCATCATGTTTCCGGCTCATACAAATAGCACTAAAAATAGTCGACAGTTGAAGTAAAGAATTGTCAATGTGATTATTTTACAAGTGCTagtccttttttattttttttatacgtTAAACAGAATCCTATTTAAACACTTGCGGGAGGGAGTACATATTAAAAGCATTTTATCAATTACTCCCaacgtatttatttaagggatacacttggctgggcacgggtattaagaagaagaattgaatgaaataaaataataaagcaagtggggttgggtagatattttaatcagtaaacaagtggggatcATGTCATTTTGGGGGGTGGAATGTGGGGTGagtttctgaaattatttgtttaataggatggtgggtcatagggtaaattagatgtattatttaattagatggtggggttgataaattactaaaaatggcaagtgtatctcttaaataaatacagccggaaaaggcaagtgtatcccttaaataaatacggagggagtaatatggtttttatttgtttattttttgttgTAAGTGGTGGTGGGATGGAGTGGGAAATATGAAACAAAATACCAGAATGGTATTAACTATTACCTCTGTTCCTGAAATTTCTTCACgctttttgttttagtttgttCATAGAAGTTCTTTACATTCTATTTATTCCATATTGGCATAACATACAacttataatattttattatttgagTCCACCAcaacttacccactcacaatactttaatattaattttggctcacttgcattgttgggcaatttatagccactcattaTCCACTTGTTAACCTCACCTTCACATGCTCATCAAAGTTCCTTAATTaatgtgcaaatagtaagcatAAAGATCATCcgggaacggaggtagtattaagCAAAGGGTTTAGTCCCCtccaaaaacaaagaaaagtaaAGGGTTTAGCCTATGACTGACCTGTTTCGATTTCAGTTTGGGTGTTGTATGCCACTTTGTAGGCCTTACTTGAATACTAATGAAGTCTGAGGGAATATACTGATATCAAGAAATAATTTTTCTccttttctgatttttgtttcCTTCAATTCTTCGATGGCTCAGTTCTTATCTCTGTTAAATGTACGCTTGTACGCCGATGCTTCACAAATTGATGGAGAATTAGAAGAATCCACTGCAGTTTCTAATTTCccattgaaaaaaaatcagttttGCATCTTTGAGACTCTTTAGCATTCCCACGTGTTAATAGGTCAACTATTATAGCGTATTTggttttgggggggggggggggtaaatAGCGGGTGTGCAAATTGAAGACGTAAAGCCTTAATTTCCATGTTTGTTTTATGGGAGTAGGATTTTACCAGGGGTTGGAATTTGACGTACCGTTGTTGTGGTGTGGTGTGTgcgtgtgggggggggggggttcttGTTGATAGAACCTGGAATTGGTCTTCCTCTAGTGGAGGATCAAATTGTCCCTAAATTCACAACTATTCTTCTTCTCATCTTCTACCTTCATGCAGTATTCAATAATGGATGCCATGGTTTCTGGCTCTTTCTGATCGCTTATCTCTTCTCCCCTCTCTGTTTACAGTCAATTACATATCTATTTGTCGTACTCCTCCTTTTCAATATTTTTGCACCATGTATTTTTGCACATGAATGTAGGTAGTGGGTAAAAGCAAGAagacaaaaatacaaacttaccCATGTGATAGCAATCATTAAACAACAAGTGAAGATGTAAGAGTATATTGGATATTTGTAGTGTAAAACaactacttcctccattttttattattgcaccatctACATTGGGCACAAGAATTAAGAAAGGAAGTAAAAAGTGAGAGATTGACAAAAATACCCATGTGATTAAGTACAAATTTTTATGTAAAGAACAAGTGGGGTTTGGTCCCCACCACCCATAAGGATAGAAATGTCATTTCATGTAGGTAAACttactaaaaaaggaaatggtgcagttaatatgcaacttccgaaaaaggaaaacggtgcaataataaaaaaaatggaggaagtatttattTCCTAAAATGCAAATGATGTAAAACTTCCTTAAAAGGTAAATAGTGCAATAATAttggaacagaggaagtataaaacTTCAATTTTTTGCATTTCTGCACTTGGCAAGAGAACAAGGAGGGAGCACTAAATTTTTTCCTAGGTTCATTTTTGTCTTCTTACTTTGGAAGTCTTTTTAGGAAATAGGAACATGTGGTGTGAAGTTACATTTTGGAAAGGTATTTTACTATCTGAAAGTGGGTGACCCTGTGGGGAGGAGCAAGAAAGAGACAACAGGTTGAATTAAGATGAGAGAAGCTATTAGGAGTTAAAGAGGGTATTTTTAGTACTGTTAAATGTGAATACAGTTCTACATTTTACTAGCTTGTCCCAGTTACCTTTCTTATTTCCTTGAATAGGTTAGATCCATCAATTGTAATTGTTTTCTATACCCACCTCAAACAATTGTCTCCGACTTCATAACTACTCTGTACTCACTACTTTATTATTCGTACCTTTTTCTATAGAGCCCCACCAAATACATTTCTCCTAAATCTATGTGCCCATAAGAAACGGGAAAGACTTTGTGGACAGAAGGAGTACATACTAATCCCCTTCCTTCATACCCACTTTTAAATAAACCACTggattcatatgattataagaGCCATAGGGATACATTACCTTCACTGAAGGGGAGAGATTGAGAGGTAAAATTCGATTTAGAAATTTGCATCCAAATATCCAATCTACACAAAAATGGTGGAGCTTCTTACCAAAAGTTTGTGAATTGGAAAATAGTACATGAATGATTATTTACCATATTTTCCTTACGGTATGCCATGGGAATGTAAGAAATGAACTGACTGGTGTCTTTAAATTGCAACCATCAAGATTTTCATATTTTTGTCTTTTCCAATTTCAATAATGGATGGGTTGaacatatttcatttttttttttgataggtTGAACATATTTCATTTGTGAAAAGTAGATCAGGTGTTTTTGTATGACTATACTGGTTATGCTGGTCTTTCTTCTGTTGTTGCATGTTTTCTTTATGTATTTCCACAAGCTGTGGTATTATGCTTACCTTAACATTTTTTATAGTTCTTGCTATTAACCCGTCCCCTTTCCTTATCTCAGTATAAGAgctattgtttttttttgggttgacAAGGCTATGCTGGTTACTTATCTGTTTTAATATGCAAACGAGACTATATTGCTTACTTACTGGTGCCTGTTCTAATATGTGGATCTTGTTATCTAATTAGAATCTAAAGAAAAGATCTAAACAGCGTGGAACAAGATTTTCTTCTAGGCAGACTGCTTGTGTCAAGCTGAGCCGACTAGCTTTTGATAGTGACGAAAAACATGGAAGACCTCCTGCTTTTGCTCTTTCATTTGCTGCTGCACCTTCATTCTTTCTTAATCTGCATTTGAGGCTACTAATGGAGCGCAGCATTCCTTCCTCCAGCTTTAGGGAGCAAGATCCTTTATATTTGATGGATCATCCTGATAACGAGGATGGATTAGTGGGTGTTGACAGGTTTCCAGTTAATGACAATTCTGTGTTGTCTTCACTTACAGTGGGGAGTAATTCACATGTCTTGTCAAATGGTAGAGTTGAGTTAGATTCTTGTCCAAACGTTGATCTTGGGGTCAATAATTTCTCTGTGGATCTTGCTGAAGGAATGGCTGCTAATTCTTCGCACAGCTCTTTGGTTTCTCCAGAGAATGAGGCTGATAGCATGCTTCAgccggaaaaagggaaagctcaGCTAATTGAAAGTAAGCAAAGTCTATTATCATCACAGCCATTAGATGCCAAGCATCTATATACAGTTGACAACAAGGTGAAAGGCGGTCCGCTGAATGGCATGGCCGTTGACATTCAATCATCTGTTTCGGTCGAAAGGAATACTGATGCTGATATTCAAAATATTCAAAACTCTATCGATTTACCTTTGGATACCAATGATGGGATATGCAGTCCAAACCTTAGTGCTTCTCAACTTATGTGGAATAAGAGTAGAATTGGTAATTCATGTTCTTCAGCTTCTGCAAGTCATTCCCCAGGCTGGATTGACAGGAAACAAGACTTTCTCCGCAGTGGTTTTGGCAATGGACCTAAGAAGCCACGAACTCAAGTTTCATATTCTCTGCCATTTGGAGGACAGGATTATAACTCTAAGAACAAATTTCATCAGTCAAAAGGTTTTTCTCATAAACGCATCAGAAGAGCTAGTGAGAAAAAAACATCTGAAGCCTTTGGGACTTCTCAAAAGAATATGGAATTGTGTTCTTGTGAGGCAAATGTTTTGGTTATTGTGGGAGATCGAGGGTGGAGAGAATATGGGGCAAGGATTATGCTTGAGCTTTTTGATCACAATGAGTGGAGGCTTGGTGTTAAAATTTCAGGGGATACCAGATATTCTTACAAAGCGCATCAGTTTGTGCAACCTGGAACAACAAACCGCTACACTCATGCTATGATGTGGAAAGGAGGAAAGGATTGGACTCTGGAATTTCCTGACCGTTCTCAGTGGGCTTTTTTTAAGGAGATGCATGAAGAATGCTATAATAGGAATTTCCGTGCTGCTTCTGTGAAAAATATTCCCATTCCAGGGGTTCGTCTGGTTGAAGAAAATGATGATAATGTACCTGAAGCACCGTATGTTCGACCTTCTCCGAAATACTACCGACAGGTGGAAACTGATATTGACATTGCTATGGATCCATCCCGTGTTTTATATGACATGGACAGTGATGATGAGCGGTGGATCTTGGAACAAAGAGCCTTAGATTTTAATGGAAGCGGCTGTTGGGATGTCTCTGATGAAATGTTTGAGAAGACTATTGATGTACTTGAGAAACTTGCATGTGCTAAACAACGTGATGACTTCAGCTTGGATGAATTGGAGGAGGCAACGACTGAGGTTGGGCCAATAGAAGCAATTAAAATCATTTATAAGCACTGGAGTGAGAAACGACGGAGAAAGGGAATGCCTTTGGTCCGCCATTTACAGGTATATTCTTCTTGGCTGTAACTGTACTGTTAAATGCCCTCTTATGTATTTAATGGAGAATGAACCCTCCCTCGGCCCCAAGAGAATATTCCATTTCTGTGTTCTTGGTAATCATTATGTATGGATGGTTTGAACAGGTAACCTTGCGCTGTTATTTAATGTCACTTTTTAATTTTGCTTGCAAAGAAGCAATAGGTGGTTGTAGGTCTTTCTCTCATTCCGTGTGCTGAAGATAATTTGCTATCTTGTCTGCCtgcttttttattaattattacgaGGGAGAAGGAAGTTCTTCTAAAGCTAGAGAGGGGGAAAATGAAGAGGACTAGAGTTTCTGAGCTAGAGAAGCAATTAGAATTTACTTAATAAAGAATCAAGGAGACGACTAGAGTGCTGAAGTGTGCATATTTTTTCTTCAGTTGTTGCTGGGTGAACCTGTTATATCCTGCACATTTTTCTGGAAAACCTTTAAGGCCTATTGTAGGTGTGAAGTTACTGGAATACGTGAACCATTTCAAGTACATTCTATATAGAGTTGTTGACATAGATCAATGGATGTACAGGGTGATGGGAAAATGTGAAAGgtctaaatttgaaatttattagTGAGAGGCTTTCCCAGTTGTCCTCCATGGTGAAGTCTAGTTCTTACCAGTTGAGATTTCTGTGATTGTGATACACATTTGGGAAATCTTTTCTGAAATTTCTCTTGGCTGCGAAGCTGCCTGTTGAGAACTTTAGTCGATTATGAAGTTTTagaaaaatgcaaaaaaaaagagagcaaGAATCTGAAGCCACGTTCTTTATCCTCTGCTATGCTCTATGTCTAATTGTTTAGGTCTATCCAAGACACTGCTGATATGTTACTCTTGGCTAGAGAATACGTGTTTGTTTTCTCCATACTTACCAGCCTACCCTGCtctgaaaattttgaaattgcATGTGTTTCCTGTAGCCTCCACTCTGGGAAAAGTATCAGCAGCAAGTAAAAGAATGGGAGCAATTGATGGCAAAGAGTAACCTGGCCCTCACCAGTGGATGCCAAGAAAAACCCTTGACTATTGAGAAACCTCCAATGTTTGCATTCTGTTTGAAACCGCGAGGATTGGAATTGCCGAATAGGGGGACAAAACAGAGGTCACAAAAGAGACTTCCAGTTGGTGCACTGAGCAATGGAATTCCAGGAGACGCTGATGCTTTTCATTCTATGGGTATCATTTACTCGTTCTCTTTCCTTTAATTTAACTAGAACTTGCTATTTTGGCTTTCAAACTGATTTGTTTGATGTGAATATTTTCAGTTGGACGCAGATCAAATGGGTTTGCTTTAGGGGATGACAGATCTGTCTACAGTGCTTATAATCAAGGGCTATCTGACTCTTCTCCTGTCCTCCAGGGATCAACAAGGATGTTCTCTCCCAGGGATTCCGGGACTGGGGGGTACTTTTCATTGAGTAGTGATGGGTATGAGAGAAATCATTACCCGAAACTCTATAGAAACAAGTCCAAGAAGTTGTGCTTCATACCATCCTCTAGTGATCATCAGCCATTTTCTTCCTACAGCCAGAGAACTCCAGGCAAGAGAAGTTCAGTTCAATTATGGAATTCTCCTGAGTGGCCCAGTCAAATGCATTTCCACCCAGATGAGTTTCCCAGGCACAACTTCGAGCAACTGGATCCGTCGGAGCTGGATGAGTTTAGATTGCGAGATGCAGCAAGTGCTGCTCGACATGCCGCCACCGTAGCAAAGATGAAGAGGGAAAATGCTCAAAGAATGCTTTGTAGAGCTGATCTGGCTATGCACAAAGCAGTGGCTGCTATCATGACTGCTGAGGCAGTTAAAGCTTCATGCGGGGAGGAAAATATTGATGCTCAGATGAGTGGGTGAAGCCTTTTCTGATTTGCAGAGCTCTTTTTTCACACGGGATTTCGACTCCCAAATGTATCAGGAGATGTACTTGATGGTTGCGAAAAAGATCTGGCTTTGTTCTCCTGATAACTGGAATTTGTAGATACAGAAGTCCTCTAACGTGCTAAAAGCTGACTCAGTGGGGTGCATGAAACTTCTCTTTTTTCCCAGAGACGCCAGGCTTTTCAGCTCACTAGATTTTTACCGAGGTGGTATCATTGAGTGGTTTGCTGTTAGTTTGCCTGAAAAGTCTGAAACCCCCCTCTTGTTTGAGCAGGTAATGGGTGCATGAAATTTTTGTTGCCGTTGTACAgaaattttcttttcttttctatttctttCTATAACCTTTAGTTTAGCATTAAAGGAGCGTGCTAAATAATAGAATACACTCCTTGAGATGTTGTTAGAACATCTGATTGGTTTCCATCAGCGGTTGTCTTATTATCCAGAGCactatataggaaaattatATCCAGAGGATAGAGAATTGTAAGTAAATGCTTCGAAAGTTGAAAAATATATGAGAGGCCAAGTATCCATTGCTTCTCTTTTCATATTCTTCACTTGGCAGGTTATAGTGTTGTGCtgtctttcttctttttttctttcattttctcCTGTTCCTAGTTAATTTCAGAGCAAAAAGTGCTTGTGTCTGTGTGCGTGTGTGAATCACTCCTTGAAACAGACATAGCTGCTCGGATtccattttccttttttgggTGGGTGCTTATTTTCCTGTCAGAAAAAGTTGGTTCACTCCATGGAATACATTCAGGTAATGTTAGAATTGCATATCTATTGAacttctcattttctctctttttatcTTGCTTCCAGTTCCGCAGCATTACCTCCACCCCTTTCCTATTTTTTTCCCCCTCAGTGTTTTTTATGTGAAAACAACCGTGTGGATGGTGTGATATGTAGATGCTTTTAATGCTGCTTAAGCCTATTTTTGTTTCAGATATGGCTTGTTGGATGCTGTGTGTTTATGCAGTTTGCGGGGAGAGGAGGGTATGGGGGTGTTTTatgagattgaaacttgaaagaaaTATAGTTCACCTGTTGCTGGAATTTTGGTGCCTTCATAAAACACAAAATGGTTGCAGGAGTTGACTTGGTATAGTGCTCTGTATATTTGATCACCCTGTTTTAGTTCAGGCTGTTTCAGTTGTCTTCTAGGCTGTATAATATAGATCTTTTAAGATTTGTAATCCAATCCCCCTTTCCCCTTCAATTTGCATCCGGTGAGAATGCGTTGGTATGATATGAAAAGGCACCGTTCTTTTTCTGAGCACCTGAACAGCTGGAACAGTCTTATTGTTCTGAAGGTGTTGTCTGTGTGGGCAGCTGAATTTTTCTCATGAGCTTGCTGTGATCACACtcgattttgatatttattTGGTTGGTTTTGtagatttttgttctttttgatGTTTCACCATGGTGAAGATATATTGCGTATGGTGTTTCATTTGTCTTTGTTTGTGGTGATGCGATGAACTTTTCTGAAGTATAGTCATGGAATGGGTTGGTGAAGATTTTAGGTTTCTTAGCTTTGTGGATCTTTTGTTCTTCAAGAATTTGGCAGTTGTGTTTCAGTAATAATCTTGTGAAGCCATGGAGTTGTGTTTCTGTATTGCGAccaacttttatcaaaatttattaCCTATGTATGAAAACGACTTTTATTGTTGGGTTTATCTTAATGTACTTTTTTATATTATCAACTTTTTTAACTTTGTTTGTGATATGCTCTGTCTGCTCCGAAATAATGGttaaaatttgatttttgatgctattcacaaatttcaaaaacatagTTATGCgagatcttgtttgattcgtctgaTATGTACTTTAAGAATatgaactttttataattttgacGAAACAATAAAATCGACGGGGGGTACTTTATATTCCATATCTAAGGTATTGATATTTTGGTACAAATTATCCACAAGGAGGGGCCTTGATCAGGCCGGGATCGGAAAATAGTctgaaatatttaatttaacatcataaaaattacaaattttgcatttgcaaaactaaaacctccaaaaagtcatagttaggcttcgaatttggggatTCTGGTTCGGCAttaaatctttgatttttgtcaaaattttaaaacgtcgtttacatgcgaaattcactctaaaaacataagattgcgaccattattgacaaaactgccgaataATCCTACGAACATGTAaccaaataatcgcacgaatttgcaatcaattacaaacacgaaattaatcacccatttaattcattgcaaatttatgaaatttaatccatgttaactataatttattatggaattaattaaaggcttgtgataccactgttaggataTGAATAAtgcaataatataattcatgcggaaaaatcataaagccagaatccaaattaaatgccACATagttaattagcataatttaggttacgtacaatgtgatgcgtgccttccccagctg
This sequence is a window from Spinacia oleracea cultivar Varoflay chromosome 1, BTI_SOV_V1, whole genome shotgun sequence. Protein-coding genes within it:
- the LOC110801655 gene encoding uncharacterized protein — its product is MLMEDRAEKVHGTENAEKSMSLDVQRVYNQRPWVSAGKKRGSGNGGGSSGSGLKRKLDPDDQNETRKKSKKEVLLSSLSPGKKNKKSAGEVCKSRLNSASVDSGKPESREGSRVDGGSVSYGGISLNLNGNVNIPKRPRDLVRRKKVEVDLVSKQGGTSSSKASSAEREGKLNGNAGGTLLQNGIANGNFAQNGECEGTSNGSVTEKVKRKNNSHDHKENRSSSPDLLCNLKRDDSHSSLGNGNSVTRKARRDHKKNKDSRTRSPGLTVEAKPSLDEPSRICDDSLDDEENLEANAARMLSSRFDPSCTGFSTGGKSSKLPSANGLSALISSSADLVTAHSNSRDESDIESSDAEARVLRPREQQKGKGLSRKRRHFYEVFCRDFDSYWVLNRRIKVFWPLDQRWYFGHVFDYDLEKKLHHVKYDDRDEEWIDLQHERFKLLLLPSEVPGKGGRKRSRAHSRKRKPVVDTADIKEKANSSCMESEPIISWLARASNHKSPPIRKRKRTLLGSANSPSPATSEGKLEPRGSLEVGFSGRDADDFACSSGLPNKLGDSSSERKPIAENILSNNGRAPIVYFRRRFHRREQPSISLEGGLCQSSEKPQVFGNASDFVADMSLSVGECSHLAYRLSNDELIWDIGCSGLLKLITTVTSLKVLNFDISFPLPVLFSNIVGWQNYTFMLQRGTLISTWPLVNLEILFVDNAAGLRFLLFEGCMKQAVSFVFLVLAVFCASEQKERHDDQQLPVTSVRFRFSGLQYLEKQLVFTLYNFSEITNFKWLYLDRKLKKHCMLSKQLPPSECTYDNIKLLRYGSNQWKLTNVPRKPSSVMNLKKRSKQRGTRFSSRQTACVKLSRLAFDSDEKHGRPPAFALSFAAAPSFFLNLHLRLLMERSIPSSSFREQDPLYLMDHPDNEDGLVGVDRFPVNDNSVLSSLTVGSNSHVLSNGRVELDSCPNVDLGVNNFSVDLAEGMAANSSHSSLVSPENEADSMLQPEKGKAQLIESKQSLLSSQPLDAKHLYTVDNKVKGGPLNGMAVDIQSSVSVERNTDADIQNIQNSIDLPLDTNDGICSPNLSASQLMWNKSRIGNSCSSASASHSPGWIDRKQDFLRSGFGNGPKKPRTQVSYSLPFGGQDYNSKNKFHQSKGFSHKRIRRASEKKTSEAFGTSQKNMELCSCEANVLVIVGDRGWREYGARIMLELFDHNEWRLGVKISGDTRYSYKAHQFVQPGTTNRYTHAMMWKGGKDWTLEFPDRSQWAFFKEMHEECYNRNFRAASVKNIPIPGVRLVEENDDNVPEAPYVRPSPKYYRQVETDIDIAMDPSRVLYDMDSDDERWILEQRALDFNGSGCWDVSDEMFEKTIDVLEKLACAKQRDDFSLDELEEATTEVGPIEAIKIIYKHWSEKRRRKGMPLVRHLQPPLWEKYQQQVKEWEQLMAKSNLALTSGCQEKPLTIEKPPMFAFCLKPRGLELPNRGTKQRSQKRLPVGALSNGIPGDADAFHSMVGRRSNGFALGDDRSVYSAYNQGLSDSSPVLQGSTRMFSPRDSGTGGYFSLSSDGYERNHYPKLYRNKSKKLCFIPSSSDHQPFSSYSQRTPGKRSSVQLWNSPEWPSQMHFHPDEFPRHNFEQLDPSELDEFRLRDAASAARHAATVAKMKRENAQRMLCRADLAMHKAVAAIMTAEAVKASCGEENIDAQMSG